The DNA region AAAAAGTAATAGTTATCGGTGCCGATCAAAACAGCGCCATTGTAAACTATGCCGACCGTAACACCTGTATCCTTTTTGGCGACGGCGCCGGCGCGATATTGCTTGAACCATCTACCGAAGATATTGGCGTTATTGACAGTGTATTTAAAACAGATGGGCACGGCAGGGAGCATTTATATGTACCCGGCGGCGGCTCTATGAACCCGGCATCAGAAGAAACTATTGATGGCAAACTACATTATATACGCCAGGATGGCCGTGTAGTTTTTAAAGCTGCTATAAAAGGGATGACTGAAAGCTGCACATCTGTACTGCAGCGTAACAACCTTACCATAGATGATATCAACTGGCTAATACCCCACCAGGCAAATTACCGCATTATCCACGCCGTAGGTGATGCTTTGGGCCTACCTGAAAGCCGTGTTAAGATCAACATCGACCGTTATGGTAACACCACAGCTGCCACTATCCCGCTGGCGTTATGGGATTACAAAGAAGATTTTAAAGAGAACGATAACATGATCCTGACAGCATTTGGCG from Mucilaginibacter sp. SJ includes:
- a CDS encoding beta-ketoacyl-ACP synthase III, with the translated sequence MALKSSAVITGVGGYVPDNILTNSDLEKMVETNSDWIVSRTGIKERRILADRSMATSDMAAFAVKNLLENAKIDPSEIDCVIIATSTPDYLLISTASIVCDKCGLSNAWASDVNAACSGFLYAFTLGSSLVESNRYKKVIVIGADQNSAIVNYADRNTCILFGDGAGAILLEPSTEDIGVIDSVFKTDGHGREHLYVPGGGSMNPASEETIDGKLHYIRQDGRVVFKAAIKGMTESCTSVLQRNNLTIDDINWLIPHQANYRIIHAVGDALGLPESRVKINIDRYGNTTAATIPLALWDYKEDFKENDNMILTAFGAGFSWGATYLKWGKLR